The nucleotide sequence GACGCGGCAGCGCTCGGCCCAGCGCAGCGACAGGTGCATCGCCTTCTCGATCGTGGCGCGGTCGGCCGGCAGGCGCACGCACTCGTCGAGCTGCATCTGGATGTCGGAGCCGAGCAGGCCCTGGATCTCGATGGAGCGTTCCGGGCTCATCCGGTGGGCGGTGCCGTCGATATGCGAGCGGAAGGTGACGCCTTCCTCGTCGATCTTCCTGAGCGCGGAGAGCGACATCACCTGGAAGCCGCCGGAATCGGTGAGGATCGGCCCGTCCCAGCGCATGAAGCGGTGGAGGCCGCCGAGCCGGGCCATCCGCTCGGGGCCGGGGCGCAGCATCAGGTGGTAGGTGTTGCCGAGCACCACGTCGGCGCCGAGCGCCCGCACCTGCTCGGGATACATCGCCTTCACCGTCGCCGCCGTCCCCACCGGCATGAAGGCCGGCGTGCGGATTCTTCCACGCGGTGTCGCGATGTGACCGGTGCGGGCAGAACCGTCGGTCGCGGAGACCGTGAAGCGGAAGTCGGCGGGAGGTTCGAGCGGTTCGGTCATCGGTCCGGAGATGTGGGAGGCTCCGGGCCGGTCTGATAGCCCGGAGCGGCGTCGATCAGGAAACGCATCGCGTCGAGGCCGGCCCGCATCGTCGCCTGCGGCACCGGCTCCACGTCGCCGAAGCGGGCCGCGAGCGCGTCCTCCACCGCCGCGTGGTGCGCCTGCGGCAGCAGGGCCGTCGCGCGGCGTCCGCCCTCGGTCTTCGAGACGATCCGGCCCGTGGCGAGGGTGCAGAGGATGCGGGCGATCCCCAGCACGCCCCGTTCGAGGGCCGCCGCGTCGCAGCGCTCGTCCGGAGCCTTGCGGGCGAGCGCCGCCTCGCATCGCGCGATCCAGGGGCGCCAGACCTCTTCGAGGTCGGCGAGGCCGTAGGCGCGCAGCCGCGCGTCGTCGTCGGCGATGTTCAGTGCAGCCGGCGTGGCGCCGAGGATCGGGCGGCTGGAGCGGGCGAGGCAGCGCCACACCGCCGGGTTCGCCTCGCGGCAGGGCTCGCCGATGCGCAACTGCCCATCCACGCTGAAGGGTAGGTTCGCCCCGGGCTCCGGCGGCTGCCGGAGGGCATCGATCGGGAGATACAGGCCGTCGAAATGCGGCCCGCCGGCCCGGGCCAGGGCGGCGTGGACGCGGGCGAG is from Methylorubrum populi and encodes:
- a CDS encoding DUF4111 domain-containing protein, which gives rise to MSRRPPLRVDVARTVDRFLGLMRSEGAPALRGLYLVGSVALGDFRPGRSDIDFVALLDAAPSEEATQTLARVHAALARAGGPHFDGLYLPIDALRQPPEPGANLPFSVDGQLRIGEPCREANPAVWRCLARSSRPILGATPAALNIADDDARLRAYGLADLEEVWRPWIARCEAALARKAPDERCDAAALERGVLGIARILCTLATGRIVSKTEGGRRATALLPQAHHAAVEDALAARFGDVEPVPQATMRAGLDAMRFLIDAAPGYQTGPEPPTSPDR